From the genome of Marixanthomonas ophiurae, one region includes:
- a CDS encoding cob(I)yrinic acid a,c-diamide adenosyltransferase: MKIYTKTGDKGTTALFGGTRVPKYHIRIDSYGTVDELNSYIGLIRDQKIDPRSKEILIHVQDRLFTLGAILATDPEKAMLKSGKERLNIPKIEEEDIERLETEMDTMNDNLAPMTHFVLPGGHPTVSYCHIARCVCRRAERLATLLHHEEPIDERVLKYLNRLSDYLFVLARKLTHDLQAEEVKWIPEKI, encoded by the coding sequence ATGAAAATATATACTAAAACCGGTGACAAAGGCACTACAGCTCTATTTGGCGGTACGCGTGTCCCTAAATACCATATCCGCATTGATAGTTACGGAACAGTTGACGAATTAAACTCATATATTGGCCTTATTCGTGATCAAAAAATTGATCCGCGTTCCAAGGAAATTTTAATTCACGTACAGGATCGACTTTTTACATTAGGTGCTATTTTAGCCACCGATCCTGAAAAGGCGATGCTAAAAAGCGGCAAAGAACGCTTAAACATCCCAAAAATTGAAGAAGAAGATATCGAACGACTAGAAACCGAAATGGACACGATGAACGATAACCTCGCTCCTATGACACACTTTGTACTCCCTGGCGGACATCCTACTGTGTCATATTGTCACATAGCCCGTTGTGTCTGTCGTCGGGCGGAACGTTTAGCTACGTTATTGCACCATGAAGAACCTATTGATGAGCGTGTTTTAAAATATTTAAACCGCCTATCTGACTATCTATTTGTGCTGGCACGGAAATTGACTCATGACCTGCAAGCTGAAGAAGTTAAATGGATTCCAGAGAAAATATAA
- a CDS encoding DUF4199 domain-containing protein has translation MKKLKIEFKWAIVFTITLLAWMLLEKTLGWHEENIANHWWLTMLFAPFAIFIYLLAIREKRRRVYNKKMTWLQGFISGTILTVFVALLSPIAQYITHNYITPEYFKTVIEYSITNDLMTRTNANDYFNITNYMWQSAFGALGFGIVTAAIVAIFTRKK, from the coding sequence ATGAAAAAGTTAAAAATAGAGTTTAAATGGGCTATCGTTTTTACCATTACCCTTCTTGCCTGGATGTTACTTGAAAAAACATTAGGCTGGCACGAGGAAAACATAGCAAACCATTGGTGGTTAACCATGTTATTTGCCCCTTTTGCTATTTTTATCTACTTATTGGCAATTCGCGAGAAAAGAAGGAGGGTTTACAACAAAAAAATGACCTGGTTACAGGGTTTTATTTCAGGTACAATCTTGACTGTTTTTGTGGCCTTGCTTTCTCCTATTGCCCAATACATAACGCATAACTACATTACCCCAGAATACTTTAAAACTGTTATAGAGTACTCAATTACTAACGATTTAATGACGCGTACCAATGCCAACGATTATTTTAATATTACCAATTATATGTGGCAATCTGCTTTTGGTGCTTTGGGATTTGGCATTGTTACGGCGGCGATAGTAGCTATTTTTACTAGGAAGAAATAA
- the secA gene encoding preprotein translocase subunit SecA gives MKILDNILKAFVGDKSKKDISEIQPYVDKIKEHESAMSSLSLDELRAKSDTFRAKIKEDQKDLQQQIDQLRIDADAEEDIDKKEEIYNQIDALKDNRYEVEKATLEEILPEAFAVVKETAKRFKDNETLTVTASTYDRELSATRDYVTLDGEQATWQNSWDAAGKEVTWDMVHYDVQLIGGVAMHQGKVAEMQTGEGKTLVATLPMYLNALAGNGVHLVTVNDYLAKRDSAWMAPIFEFHGMSVDCIDYHRPNSEERRKAYNADITYGTNNEFGFDYLRDNMAHNPKDLVQRPHHFAIVDEVDSVLIDDARTPLIISGPVPEGDRHEFNELKPKVQDIVNVQRKYLTGVLAEAKKLIKEGDTKEGGFQLLRVFRGLPKNKALIKFLSEDGIRQLLQKTENHYMQDNNREMPKVDEELYFVIDEKNNQIELSDKGVEYLSGSDNPDFFVMPEMGTEIAKIEDQELPKEEEAELKEVLFRDFGIKSERIHTLNQLLKAYALFEKDTQYVVMENKVMIVDEQTGRIMDGRRYSDGLHQAIEAKEDVKIEAATQTFATVTLQNYFRMYRKLSGMTGTAVTEAGELWEIYELDVVEIPTNRPIARHDREDKIYKTKREKYNAVIDEVTNLSKAGRPVLIGTTSVEISELLSRMLGIRKIPHNVLNAKMHKKEADIVAEAGKSGMVTIATNMAGRGTDIKLSKEVKEAGGLAIVGTERHDSRRVDRQLRGRSGRQGDPGSSQFYVSLEDNLMRLFGSERIAKMMDRMGLEEGEVIQHSMISKSIERAQKKVEENNFGIRKRLLEYDDVMNAQREVIYKRRYHALFGERLRVDVANMIFETSEAISESNKMAQDYKNFEFELIRYFSMSSPISEKEFEKMNTLEIAGKVYKAAYQHYQEKMLRNAEMAFPVIKNVYENHKDQYKRILVPFTDGVKTLNVATDLEKAYESEGKQLVQDFEKNITLAIIDDSWKTHLRKMDELKQSVQLAVHEQKDPLLIYKFEAFELFKVMIDKVNREVISFLFKGELPQENQQQITEAKQVRNKEKLSEEKEEIQNMDERAAQSRAAGDTQRQQQQVTETIVRERPKIGRNEKVTIKNVMSGENKTMKYKQAIPLLDKGEWVLTEA, from the coding sequence ATGAAAATATTAGATAATATTTTAAAAGCTTTTGTTGGAGACAAATCCAAAAAAGACATAAGTGAAATTCAACCCTACGTTGATAAAATTAAAGAGCACGAAAGTGCTATGTCTAGCTTATCTTTAGATGAATTAAGGGCCAAGTCCGATACGTTTCGTGCTAAGATTAAAGAAGATCAAAAAGACCTACAGCAACAAATTGATCAATTACGGATCGATGCTGATGCGGAAGAAGATATTGACAAGAAAGAGGAAATCTATAACCAAATAGATGCGCTGAAAGACAACCGCTACGAAGTTGAAAAAGCAACCCTCGAAGAAATACTTCCTGAAGCTTTTGCAGTGGTAAAAGAGACTGCAAAACGTTTTAAAGACAACGAAACACTTACTGTAACCGCCTCTACCTACGATCGTGAACTTTCTGCTACTAGAGATTATGTTACTTTAGATGGTGAACAAGCCACTTGGCAAAACTCTTGGGATGCGGCAGGAAAAGAAGTGACTTGGGATATGGTTCACTACGATGTGCAACTTATTGGTGGAGTTGCTATGCACCAAGGAAAAGTAGCCGAGATGCAAACAGGGGAAGGAAAAACATTAGTAGCAACACTTCCTATGTATTTAAATGCCTTGGCCGGTAATGGTGTACACTTGGTAACCGTAAACGACTACTTAGCAAAACGTGATAGCGCTTGGATGGCTCCTATTTTTGAGTTTCACGGTATGAGCGTAGATTGTATAGATTATCACCGCCCTAATAGTGAAGAGCGTAGAAAAGCCTATAACGCAGACATTACCTACGGAACCAATAACGAATTTGGTTTTGATTACCTGCGTGATAATATGGCGCACAACCCTAAAGATCTTGTACAACGCCCACACCACTTCGCAATTGTCGATGAGGTCGATTCTGTATTAATTGATGATGCTCGTACGCCTTTAATTATCTCCGGACCTGTACCAGAAGGGGATCGTCACGAATTTAACGAGTTAAAGCCAAAGGTTCAAGATATCGTTAACGTACAACGTAAATACCTAACAGGAGTATTAGCCGAAGCTAAAAAACTAATTAAAGAAGGAGATACCAAAGAAGGTGGTTTTCAATTGCTTCGTGTGTTCCGTGGATTACCTAAAAACAAAGCATTGATCAAGTTTTTATCTGAAGACGGCATCCGCCAATTGCTTCAGAAAACTGAAAATCATTACATGCAGGACAACAACCGCGAAATGCCAAAAGTTGATGAAGAACTGTATTTTGTGATTGATGAAAAGAACAATCAAATAGAATTGAGCGATAAAGGTGTAGAGTACCTTTCCGGTTCTGATAATCCAGACTTCTTTGTGATGCCCGAAATGGGAACAGAAATAGCAAAGATTGAAGATCAAGAGCTTCCTAAGGAAGAAGAAGCTGAACTGAAAGAAGTGCTATTCCGTGACTTCGGAATTAAAAGCGAACGCATTCACACCCTCAACCAATTACTAAAAGCATACGCGCTATTTGAAAAAGATACACAGTATGTAGTAATGGAAAACAAGGTGATGATTGTCGATGAGCAAACAGGTCGTATAATGGATGGTCGTCGCTACAGTGATGGCTTACACCAAGCGATTGAAGCCAAAGAAGATGTGAAGATTGAAGCAGCAACGCAAACATTTGCGACAGTTACCCTTCAAAATTACTTCCGTATGTACCGCAAATTATCAGGTATGACAGGTACAGCAGTAACAGAGGCAGGCGAACTTTGGGAAATCTACGAGTTAGATGTGGTTGAAATACCAACCAACCGCCCAATTGCACGTCATGACCGGGAAGATAAAATTTATAAAACCAAACGTGAAAAATACAACGCCGTAATTGATGAAGTGACAAACCTTTCAAAAGCGGGTCGCCCAGTCTTGATTGGTACTACCTCGGTAGAAATTTCAGAATTATTGAGCCGAATGTTAGGCATACGTAAAATTCCACATAACGTGTTGAATGCGAAAATGCACAAAAAAGAGGCCGATATTGTAGCTGAAGCAGGGAAAAGCGGGATGGTAACCATCGCCACCAACATGGCCGGTCGTGGTACCGATATTAAACTAAGCAAAGAAGTTAAAGAAGCCGGTGGTCTCGCCATTGTAGGTACCGAACGCCACGATAGTCGTCGTGTAGACAGACAATTGCGTGGACGTAGTGGACGACAAGGAGATCCAGGTAGCTCACAGTTCTACGTGTCGCTAGAAGATAATTTAATGCGTTTATTTGGTAGCGAGCGTATCGCTAAGATGATGGACCGTATGGGGTTAGAAGAAGGCGAAGTGATTCAGCATTCTATGATTTCTAAGTCTATTGAGCGGGCGCAGAAAAAAGTAGAGGAAAATAACTTCGGAATTAGAAAGCGTTTGCTAGAATATGATGATGTGATGAACGCCCAAAGAGAGGTGATTTACAAACGTCGTTACCATGCTCTATTTGGTGAGCGCCTTCGCGTAGATGTAGCTAATATGATTTTTGAAACTTCTGAAGCTATTTCAGAAAGTAACAAAATGGCACAGGATTATAAAAACTTCGAGTTTGAATTAATTCGCTATTTCTCTATGAGTTCCCCTATTTCTGAAAAGGAATTTGAGAAAATGAACACCTTAGAGATTGCCGGAAAAGTATATAAAGCTGCTTACCAACATTACCAAGAGAAAATGTTGCGTAATGCCGAGATGGCCTTCCCGGTAATTAAAAATGTGTATGAGAACCACAAAGACCAATACAAACGAATTTTAGTTCCGTTTACCGATGGTGTAAAAACCCTAAATGTAGCGACCGATCTTGAAAAAGCATACGAGTCTGAAGGGAAGCAATTGGTACAGGATTTTGAAAAAAATATCACTCTTGCTATTATTGACGATTCCTGGAAAACGCACTTGCGTAAAATGGATGAGTTGAAGCAATCAGTTCAATTAGCCGTACACGAACAAAAAGATCCTTTATTAATCTACAAGTTTGAAGCTTTTGAACTCTTCAAAGTAATGATTGATAAGGTAAATAGAGAAGTAATTTCCTTCTTATTTAAAGGGGAGTTACCACAAGAAAACCAACAGCAAATTACCGAAGCAAAGCAAGTTCGTAATAAGGAAAAACTCAGCGAAGAAAAAGAGGAAATCCAAAACATGGACGAGCGTGCTGCTCAATCTCGTGCTGCTGGTGACACCCAACGTCAACAACAACAGGTTACCGAAACCATTGTACGCGAACGCCCTAAAATAGGTCGTAATGAAAAAGTAACCATTAAAAACGTAATGAGTGGTGAAAACAAGACTATGAAATACAAGCAAGCCATACCTTTATTAGATAAAGGCGAATGGGTACTTACTGAAGCGTAA
- a CDS encoding T9SS type A sorting domain-containing protein has translation MKKLLVLLLVSVSSVTSTFAQDCTVAATLPYLEDLSNGDPACWEYENTDAAAPEWAFNNGIDLTGNGTNDPFMGLIPANVSNREKDDWAFTQKIQMEAGIAYAISVDYNSLGLGNAVANENFELVITDAPNSTASFSEVLGTYNDITQQGSFPGSAGDNVLENAYTAQESFTPTTSGEYYVAIHALGASGNDSGVFMVFNTIVEEAPIVCEAVTVPYNEDFENEDPACWAYENTDGFGPEWMYNNSVDIDGDGTNDPLLSITPPSVQDVTKDDWAFTQKIQMEAGTEYFVSAHYNTINLGTATAHETFELVVLDAPNSNAAFQAVLETYGDVTQQGAFPGNNDGEDIESQAYFTEKGFTPTTTGEYYVAIHATGSNSTQAAPLLIFDIAVNDTPIGPDCTEVATVPYAEDFSNGSPECWEYENTDTAAPEWVFNDSVDIDGDGTNDPILTLIPNNVSATAKDDWAFSKKIQLIADAEYQISAYYNALNLGNASASENFELVITDAPDSGSIVEVLGTYNDVLQQGDFPGNNDGNDVESQAYLAEEIFTPTSTGEYYIAIHATGTNGAEAGGFLLFDVAIESYIEPGDGELLLFSQSTISGVNGNGSSAVGFNSSENLLWQEATGIEAIGGINPQNGVGGDVKISDDGNTVIGPYTNPENGLKEMSMYDVPTETWTSLGGIGGQSGEQISSAWGISADASTIVGLGWLPTSGAHAISWTESTGVVDLGSTVPDASSRANNVSGDGSVVVGWQDTETGFRQAAVWTNGVQQVISFPNGDRAQEAGAISNDGVWIGGNGNFANNFQAYRWSEATGIESLGPALQPGWRGATTALSEDGSVVVGFYRPQGPALFGSGFIWTEALGVTDLNEYAEALGIDTQGIVMSLPLDISADGSTIVGAGRDTNNQRVGFILKLDETILGTETITPTLDITYYPNPVRDILNISSPTEIENISIYAVTGQEVLTKALNGANTLDVSSLSNGIYFVKAFGKNTSTTFRIIKN, from the coding sequence ATGAAAAAATTATTAGTACTACTTTTAGTTAGTGTAAGCAGTGTAACAAGCACTTTTGCACAAGACTGTACCGTAGCGGCTACACTGCCCTACTTAGAAGATTTAAGCAACGGTGATCCAGCTTGTTGGGAATATGAGAATACAGATGCCGCAGCTCCAGAATGGGCATTCAACAACGGTATAGATTTAACTGGTAATGGAACTAACGACCCTTTTATGGGGCTTATCCCTGCCAATGTTTCCAATAGAGAAAAAGACGATTGGGCCTTTACCCAAAAAATACAGATGGAAGCAGGAATAGCCTATGCTATTTCTGTTGACTATAACTCCTTAGGTTTAGGAAATGCGGTAGCTAATGAAAACTTTGAACTTGTTATAACAGACGCACCAAACTCAACCGCAAGTTTTAGCGAAGTTTTAGGCACCTATAACGACATTACACAACAAGGTTCATTTCCAGGTAGTGCTGGGGATAACGTTTTAGAAAATGCTTATACTGCCCAAGAAAGTTTCACCCCAACCACTTCGGGGGAATATTATGTCGCCATTCACGCACTTGGAGCCTCTGGAAATGACTCTGGCGTTTTTATGGTTTTCAATACCATTGTAGAAGAAGCACCTATAGTTTGTGAAGCTGTGACAGTTCCTTATAATGAAGATTTTGAAAACGAAGATCCTGCGTGTTGGGCGTACGAAAATACAGATGGATTTGGCCCTGAGTGGATGTACAATAATAGTGTAGACATTGACGGTGATGGCACAAATGACCCGTTATTATCAATCACTCCACCATCGGTTCAAGACGTAACAAAAGACGATTGGGCCTTTACCCAAAAAATACAAATGGAAGCCGGGACCGAATATTTTGTTTCCGCACATTACAACACCATAAACTTGGGTACGGCAACGGCACACGAAACGTTTGAATTGGTCGTATTGGATGCTCCTAATTCTAACGCTGCTTTTCAAGCCGTTTTAGAAACGTATGGCGATGTAACCCAACAGGGAGCCTTTCCTGGCAATAACGATGGAGAGGATATCGAATCACAAGCTTATTTTACTGAAAAAGGTTTTACACCAACAACTACTGGCGAATATTACGTAGCAATTCACGCAACGGGTTCAAACAGCACTCAAGCTGCTCCTTTGCTTATATTTGACATAGCAGTAAACGACACTCCAATTGGTCCCGATTGTACCGAAGTAGCGACTGTTCCCTATGCTGAAGACTTTAGCAATGGTTCTCCAGAGTGTTGGGAATACGAAAACACCGATACCGCAGCACCAGAATGGGTTTTTAACGATAGCGTTGATATTGACGGTGATGGAACAAACGACCCCATACTTACCCTAATACCGAATAATGTTTCAGCAACAGCTAAAGACGACTGGGCGTTTTCAAAAAAGATTCAGTTAATAGCTGATGCTGAATACCAAATTTCAGCATATTATAATGCCTTAAACTTAGGAAATGCATCAGCTTCAGAAAATTTTGAACTGGTCATTACCGATGCCCCAGACAGCGGCTCGATCGTTGAAGTGTTGGGAACATACAACGATGTTTTACAACAAGGAGATTTCCCTGGAAACAACGATGGAAATGATGTAGAATCACAAGCATACCTAGCTGAAGAAATTTTTACTCCTACAAGCACTGGTGAATATTACATAGCTATCCATGCAACCGGTACCAATGGGGCTGAAGCAGGTGGATTCTTATTATTTGATGTAGCAATTGAAAGCTATATTGAACCCGGAGATGGTGAATTGTTGTTATTTTCACAATCGACTATTAGCGGTGTAAATGGAAATGGTAGTAGTGCCGTAGGTTTTAATAGTAGTGAAAACCTTTTATGGCAAGAAGCAACCGGCATAGAAGCAATAGGCGGAATAAATCCACAAAACGGAGTTGGTGGGGATGTAAAAATTTCTGATGATGGAAATACGGTAATTGGTCCATACACTAATCCAGAAAATGGATTAAAAGAAATGAGTATGTATGATGTACCTACCGAAACTTGGACTTCTTTAGGAGGTATTGGCGGACAAAGTGGAGAACAAATAAGCTCCGCTTGGGGCATTTCTGCCGATGCAAGTACTATTGTTGGCTTGGGTTGGCTACCTACTTCAGGTGCTCATGCTATCTCATGGACCGAAAGTACAGGGGTTGTTGACTTAGGGTCTACAGTACCTGATGCTAGTAGTAGAGCCAACAACGTGAGCGGAGACGGATCTGTAGTTGTAGGTTGGCAAGATACAGAAACAGGCTTTAGACAAGCTGCAGTATGGACCAACGGAGTACAGCAAGTTATTTCTTTCCCTAATGGAGATAGAGCACAAGAAGCTGGTGCCATATCAAACGACGGTGTTTGGATTGGTGGTAACGGAAACTTTGCCAATAATTTTCAAGCATATCGTTGGAGCGAGGCTACAGGAATTGAATCGTTAGGGCCAGCGCTACAACCTGGGTGGCGAGGTGCCACTACCGCCCTATCTGAAGACGGAAGTGTAGTAGTAGGTTTTTATCGCCCACAAGGTCCAGCTTTGTTTGGCAGCGGATTTATTTGGACCGAAGCTTTAGGCGTTACTGACCTTAACGAGTATGCAGAAGCATTGGGCATCGACACACAAGGTATTGTGATGTCACTTCCTTTAGATATTTCAGCCGATGGAAGTACCATTGTAGGTGCAGGACGTGACACTAACAACCAACGAGTAGGTTTTATTTTGAAATTAGATGAAACTATATTGGGCACTGAAACAATAACCCCTACACTAGACATAACTTACTATCCTAACCCGGTGCGTGATATTTTAAACATTTCATCACCAACGGAAATAGAAAATATTTCAATCTATGCCGTGACCGGACAGGAGGTATTGACAAAAGCTCTTAATGGAGCAAATACACTAGATGTTTCATCATTATCAAATGGAATATACTTTGTAAAAGCGTTTGGAAAAAATACTTCCACGACGTTTAGAATCATCAAAAATTAG
- a CDS encoding ABC transporter ATP-binding protein, protein MGSLIKIRDIRRDFPLGQEIVKVLKGIDLDIDKGEYVALMGPSGSGKSTLMNLLGCLDTPTSGSYELNGIDVSNLTDDELAEIRNKEIGFVFQTFNLLPRTTALDNVALPMVYAGASKTARAERAAEVLTDVGLVDRMDHKPNQLSGGQRQRVAVGRALVNKPSIILADEPTGNLDSKTSEEIMNLFDAIHKSGNTVILVTHEEDIAEKAHRIIRLRDGIIESDTRKEVVSSE, encoded by the coding sequence ATGGGTTCACTCATTAAAATACGAGATATAAGGCGAGACTTCCCTTTAGGGCAAGAAATCGTAAAAGTTTTAAAAGGAATAGACCTAGATATCGATAAAGGGGAATACGTCGCCTTAATGGGACCATCAGGCTCCGGAAAGTCAACCTTAATGAATTTATTGGGCTGTTTAGATACGCCCACTTCTGGAAGCTACGAATTAAACGGCATCGATGTAAGCAACCTTACCGATGACGAACTCGCCGAAATACGAAACAAAGAAATTGGTTTTGTATTTCAAACTTTTAATTTATTACCTAGAACCACTGCCTTAGACAATGTTGCCTTGCCTATGGTATATGCCGGAGCATCGAAAACTGCCCGTGCAGAACGAGCTGCAGAGGTATTGACCGATGTAGGTTTGGTAGATCGTATGGATCACAAACCCAATCAACTTTCAGGAGGGCAACGTCAACGTGTGGCCGTGGGTCGTGCTTTGGTTAATAAGCCGTCTATTATTTTAGCCGATGAGCCTACCGGAAACCTAGACTCCAAAACCTCGGAGGAAATCATGAACCTCTTCGATGCCATTCATAAATCTGGGAACACTGTTATTTTAGTAACCCACGAAGAAGATATAGCTGAAAAAGCGCATCGTATTATTCGCCTTCGAGACGGAATAATAGAGAGCGACACAAGAAAAGAAGTAGTGAGTAGTGAGTAG
- a CDS encoding YggN family protein, producing MRPQVLFKISITTIILLISTAITIAQEQYKETFNVKDDATVSVNTSHTRIIFETWNRDKVEVEAYIEGEKLSEAEKQELFDNWDFSVLGNSNKVVITSKGGNSWNGMASMEHMEGMGGLDFLGPMMEEMIVPMISNMKIPNLPDDLLKDIGNIDFDYEEFQKDEEAYIEKFEKQMDKKFGKDFEVKMEQWGNEFANQYNEEKSDSIAAVWESKMQGWGENFGKRMEAWGKRFEKEMEARYGGEDGNYSKTVQTDPFGNKTIIIQGNKTKKSKTNKSKGVKTIKIKMPKGAKTEIDVRHGEIEMADAVNVKATLNHSPFTANSIDGGETLINASYAPVVVNNWNNGTLYLQFVESCNIADVNTINLQANSSDVLIGNVEKEAILAGSFGNLKVTHVSNGFKNIDILLENTDAVLYMPDTAFSFYFNGKKSTLQYPKSLDLNRTKNYNRVLVRGFNKNSNAGKNVTVNANYSNVKIQ from the coding sequence TTTCAGTAAATACAAGTCATACTCGCATTATTTTTGAAACATGGAATAGAGACAAAGTTGAAGTAGAAGCCTATATAGAGGGAGAGAAGCTTTCTGAGGCAGAAAAACAAGAACTATTTGACAATTGGGACTTTAGTGTACTAGGCAATAGCAATAAAGTTGTGATAACCTCTAAAGGGGGAAATAGCTGGAATGGTATGGCCTCTATGGAGCATATGGAGGGAATGGGAGGCCTTGACTTTTTAGGCCCGATGATGGAAGAAATGATTGTTCCTATGATTAGTAATATGAAAATCCCAAATCTCCCAGATGATTTATTGAAAGATATTGGCAACATAGATTTTGATTACGAAGAGTTTCAAAAAGACGAAGAAGCTTATATAGAGAAGTTTGAAAAGCAAATGGACAAAAAATTTGGCAAAGACTTCGAAGTGAAAATGGAACAATGGGGCAATGAATTTGCTAATCAATATAACGAAGAAAAGTCTGATAGCATTGCCGCTGTTTGGGAATCTAAAATGCAAGGCTGGGGTGAAAATTTCGGAAAACGTATGGAAGCTTGGGGCAAACGTTTTGAAAAAGAAATGGAAGCTAGATACGGAGGAGAAGATGGTAATTATAGCAAAACAGTTCAAACCGATCCTTTTGGTAATAAAACCATCATCATTCAAGGGAATAAAACTAAAAAGTCTAAAACCAATAAATCAAAAGGCGTAAAAACCATTAAAATAAAAATGCCGAAAGGAGCAAAAACTGAAATTGATGTTCGGCATGGAGAAATTGAAATGGCAGATGCAGTAAATGTAAAGGCTACATTGAATCATTCACCGTTTACAGCAAATAGTATTGATGGGGGAGAAACCCTCATCAATGCTTCTTATGCACCAGTTGTAGTCAATAATTGGAATAATGGCACATTATATCTTCAATTTGTTGAAAGCTGTAACATTGCAGATGTAAATACGATTAATCTACAAGCAAACTCTAGTGATGTATTAATAGGGAATGTAGAAAAAGAAGCTATTTTAGCAGGCTCTTTCGGAAACTTAAAAGTAACTCATGTTTCCAACGGATTTAAGAATATTGATATTTTATTAGAAAATACAGATGCTGTGTTATACATGCCCGATACTGCTTTTTCTTTTTATTTCAACGGAAAAAAATCTACCTTACAATATCCAAAATCACTTGATTTAAATCGAACTAAAAATTACAACCGTGTATTGGTTAGAGGGTTTAACAAAAACAGTAATGCTGGTAAAAATGTGACCGTTAATGCCAATTACAGTAATGTAAAAATTCAATAA
- a CDS encoding DUF2795 domain-containing protein, whose translation MYWTLELASYLSDAPWPATKDELIDYAIRTGAPLEVVENLQAIEDEGDSYDSIEEIWPDYPTDDDYLWNEDEY comes from the coding sequence ATGTATTGGACTTTAGAATTAGCATCCTATTTAAGTGATGCACCTTGGCCGGCAACAAAAGATGAATTAATAGATTACGCCATTAGAACGGGAGCTCCACTAGAAGTAGTGGAAAACCTACAGGCTATTGAAGATGAAGGCGACTCTTACGATTCTATTGAAGAAATTTGGCCAGACTATCCTACAGATGATGATTATCTGTGGAATGAAGATGAATATTAA
- a CDS encoding O-methyltransferase: MKHQILSYLSFLLRATNQHGVHSPFVYQLLTQCFYDKKKYNVYKTLKNHRESLLADSEKIEVTDFGAGSRVFKTNNRKVADIAKHAGITSKSQKLLFRLVHYYQPTNILELGTSLGMATTAMALGNSSATIKTVEGCPNTLQKATDYFANHNISTIKTHQQSFESFFDKHPSEIFDLVFIDGNHNKENTLKYFKWLLNHINNDSVLIFDDIYWNKEMTEAWQEILKHPKVTVSVDTFQWGLVFFRKEQRKQHFSIRL, translated from the coding sequence GTGAAACACCAGATACTCTCATACCTTTCTTTTTTGCTTCGAGCGACCAACCAACATGGAGTGCACTCGCCATTTGTATATCAATTGCTTACCCAATGTTTTTATGATAAGAAAAAATACAATGTCTATAAAACATTGAAAAATCACAGAGAATCCCTACTAGCTGATTCAGAAAAAATAGAAGTAACTGATTTTGGTGCTGGTTCTAGGGTTTTTAAAACCAATAATAGAAAAGTTGCTGATATTGCGAAACACGCGGGTATCACTTCTAAAAGTCAAAAACTATTATTTCGATTGGTTCATTATTATCAACCTACAAACATCTTGGAATTGGGTACTTCCTTAGGGATGGCAACGACCGCAATGGCTTTAGGAAACTCCAGTGCAACCATAAAAACGGTGGAAGGCTGTCCAAATACCTTACAAAAGGCAACCGACTACTTTGCAAACCACAATATTTCAACCATAAAAACCCATCAACAGTCTTTTGAAAGTTTTTTTGATAAACATCCTTCAGAAATATTCGATTTGGTATTTATAGATGGGAACCACAATAAAGAAAATACGCTAAAGTATTTTAAATGGTTACTGAACCATATCAACAATGATTCAGTTTTAATATTTGACGATATATATTGGAATAAAGAAATGACCGAAGCGTGGCAGGAAATCCTAAAACACCCAAAAGTTACTGTAAGCGTTGACACCTTTCAATGGGGCTTGGTTTTCTTCAGAAAAGAACAGCGAAAGCAACATTTTTCCATTCGTTTGTAA